In the genome of Mugil cephalus isolate CIBA_MC_2020 chromosome 21, CIBA_Mcephalus_1.1, whole genome shotgun sequence, one region contains:
- the ppp1r13bb gene encoding protein phosphatase 1, regulatory subunit 13Bb isoform X3, translated as MMKRFVTIVLRGLVSLSKENPIWVKEHYRPPKKEIKRKRRAAKRAKSMGRRNLVRAMILTVYLSDGEQTVTEVPITPETTCRDVVEFCKEPGESGCHLAEVWRGNERAIPFEHMMYEHLQKWGPRKQEVKFFLRHEDSPTEGSDQGSQQCQDQTSRRSGNAGEKHNENGVGNQRVELTLSELQEMATRQQQQIEAQQQMLVAKEQRLRYLKQQERRQQQTVSESEKLQRLKDRVESQEAKLKKIRAMRGQVDYSKVINGNLSAEIEQVSGLFHEKQAELQSAVLRVEQLSLQLEDLRRGKLNGIQTALGGQVTGAAALELRKLYQELQIRNKLNQEQNSKLQQQKELLNKRNMEVTLMDKRISELRERLYKKKAEARQKENLPLNRANGPPSPQPAPGTLGRVAAVGPYIQVPVPGRQEGGYNMPPDPLKPQTLGVNNQANHGRTKSANDTGWPTVGKPNTTLKPPERRDSGTDTQGKSPTSGSPIAPNAEKVLDSKMTVSSPAINKPQPPPYGSHLITANSASSLERRKDAPPPPPRPLPNPPAPAWPRVPPATGSSSQQIQQRISVPPSPTFQPNAPLFPPGLSERLDPPPAVAVRPFIPDRGSRPQSPRKGPPTMNSSSIYHMYLQQAAPKSQPLKPALKAVYGKPVLPSSSTPPSPLPFVQGGGAFPLFQAQPSGEDALDGEFVDHESFQHLEPSAPPPSVENIPRPLSPTKLTPMVHSPLRYQSDADLEVLRKKLANAPRPLKKRSSITEPEGPSGPNIQKLLYQRFNTLAGGIEGNGVSGSGGGNGAGNGTPFYQPANPPGYPGGDSLADTDNGNLLSETPLAPPPGEEEQGSEAPPATTDANDNDPLPSPPEGLVDPAEEEGAEDDNNNNVGGSEVSLPSPVLEVTTPEESDTAASQALEKRTNLKKPNSERTGHGFRVKFNPLALLLDASLEGEFDLVQRIIYEVENPSTPNDEGITPLHNAVCAGHHHIVKFLLDFGVNVNAADSDGWTPLHCAASCNSVHLCKLLVESGAAIFASTISDVETAADKCEEMEEGYIQCSQFLYGVQEKLGVMNKGTVYALWDYDSQNQDELSFREGDAITVVRRQDDSETEWWWARLEDNEGYVPRNLLGLYPRIKPRQRSLA; from the exons ATGATATTAACGGTGTACCTCAGTGATGGGGAGCAAACCGTGACTGAGGTGCCCATCACTCCAGAAACAACGTGCCGCGACGTCGTGGAGTTCTGCAAGGAGCCCGGGGAGAGCGGGTGCCACCTGGCTGAGGTCTGGAGAGGCAACG AGCGAGCGATCCCCTTTGAGCACATGATGTACGAGCACCTGCAGAAATGGGGGCCGAGGAAGCAAGAAGTCAAGTTCTTTCTAAGGCACGAAGATTCACCGACGGAAGGCAGCGATCAAG GGAGTCAGCAGTGTCAGGATCAGACGAGTCGCAGGAGTGGAAACGCTGGAGAGAAGCACAATGAGAACGGG GTTGGGAACCAGCGTGTGGAACTCACTctgtcagagctgcaggagATGGCCACGCGGCAACAGCAACAAATCGAGGCTCAGCAGCAGATGCTTGTTGCAAAG GAGCAACGTTTGCGTTACCTGAAGCAGCAGGAGCGGCGTCAGCAGCAAACGGTCTCGGAGAGCGAAAAGCTGCAGAGGCTGAAGGATCGTGTCGAGAGCCAGGAGGCAAAGCTCAAGAAGATTCGGGCAATGAGAGGCCAGGTGGACTACAGCAAGGTCATCAATGGCAACCTGT CGGCAGAGATTGAGCAAGTCAGTGGCCTGTTCCACGAGAAGCAGGCTGAGTTACAGTCCGCGGTGCTGAGGGTGGAGCAGCTTAGCCTGCAGCTAGAGGACCTGCGCAGAGGAAAGCTCAATGGCATACAGACTGCACTGGGAGGCCAAGTAACCGGTGCTGCAGCCCTAGAGCTACGTAAACTGTACCAGGAGCTTCAG ATTCGCAACAAGTTAAACCAGGAGCAAAACAGCAAGCTGCAGCAACAGAAGGAGCTTCTGAACAAGCGCAACATGGAAGTGACGCTCATGGACAAGCGCATCAGCGAGCTGCGGGAACGCCTCTACAAGAAAAAAGCTGAGGCACGTCAAAAAGAGAACCTTCCT CTAAATAGAGCAAACGGgcctccctcccctcagccAGCTCCTGGTACTTTGGGTCGCGTTGCCGCTGTTGGACCGTACATCCAAGTTCCTGTACCGGGGCGACAAGAAGGGGGCTACAACATGCCTCCTGATCCACTGAAGCCTCAGACACTGGGTGTTAACAACCAAGCCAACCATGGCCGCACCAAATCAG CTAATGACACTGGGTGGCCTACTGTAGGGAAACCCAACACTACTCTAAAGCCTCCTGAGAGAAGAGACTCAGGGACTGATACCCAGGGCAAGAGCCCTACCTCAGGCTCCCCCATTGCTCCAAATGCAGAAAAG GTGCTAGACTCCAAAATGACTGTGTCCTCCCCTGCCATAAACAAGCCACAGCCGCCACCGTACGGATCTCACCTCATCACCGCAAACTCAGCCAGCTCCTTGGAGCGCCGCAAAGatgctccccctcctccccctcgccCGCTCCCAAACCCGCCAGCCCCCGCTTGGCCCCGCGTCCCTCCGGCCACAGGCTCGTCCTCGCAGCAGATCCAGCAGCGTATCTCAGTGCCACCGAGCCCCACCTTCCAGCCTAACGCACCGCTATTCCCTCCCGGCCTCAGCGAGCGGCTAGATCCTCCACCAGCCGTGGCAGTGCGCCCCTTCATCCCAGACCGAGGATCGCGGCCTCAGTCGCCTCGCAAGGGCCCACCCACGATGAACTCCAGCTCCATTTATCACATGTACCTTCAGCAGGCGGCACCAAAGAGCCAGCCACTCAAGCCTGCTCTCAAAGCAG TGTACGGGAAGCCTGTTCTCCCCTCCAGCTCGACACCCCCTTCGCCGCTACCTTTTGTCCAGGGAGGAGGAGCCTTCCCCTTGTTCCAAGCTCAACCCAGCGGTGAGGACGCTTTAGATGGAGAATTCGTCGATCACGAGAGCTTCCAGCACCTGGAGCCGTCGGCTCCTCCTCCCAGTGTGGAGAACATCCCGCGACCGCTCAGCCCCACTAAGCTAACGCCCATGGTGCATTCCCCGCTGCGCTACCAAAGTGACGCCGACCTCGAAGTGCTCCGAAAAAAGCTCGCCAATGCACCAAGGCCGCTCAAGAAGCGCAGTTCCATCACAGAGCCGGAGGGCCCCAGCGGACCCAACATCCAGAAACTGCTCTACCAGAGGTTCAACACTTTAGCGGGAGGCATAGAGGGAAATGGGGTCAGTGGATCAGGAGGGGGTAACGGTGCTGGTAATGGAACGCCATTTTACCAACCGGCTAATCCTCCTGGCTACCCGGGAGGTGACTCTCTGGCTGATACAGACAACGGTAATCTCCTGTCTGAGACTCCGCTAGCACCACCTCCAGGGGAAGAGGAGCAGGGCTCTGAGGCTCCTCCTGCCACCACCGACGCGAATGACAACGATCCACTGCCCTCGCCGCCGGAAGGACTCGTGGATCCCGCTGAGGAAGAGGGAGCAGaggacgacaacaacaacaacgtggGAGGCTCCGAGGTGTCGCTGCCCAGCCCCGTGCTGGAGGTCACCACTCCAGAAGAGAGCGATACAGCCGCCTCACAAGCTTTG GAGAAGCGCACAAACCTGAAGAAGCCCAACTCTGAGCGCACAGGTCACGGCTTCAGGGTGAAGTTTAACCCACTGGCCCTCCTGCTGGACGCCTCGTTGGAGGGAGAATTTGACCTGGTCCAGAGGATCATCTATGAG gtggaGAATCCCAGCACTCCAAATGATGAAGGCATCACCCCCCTGCACAACGCAGTGTGCGCGGGACATCACCACATAGTCAAGTTCCTGCTGGATTTCGGTGTGAACGTCAACGCTGCAGACAGCGACGGATG GACCCCTCTTCACTGCGCCGCATCCTGCAACAGCGTTCATCTCTGCAAATTGCTGGTTGAGTCGGGGGCCGCCATCTTTGCCAGCACCATCAGTGACGTGGAGACCGCTGCAGATAAAtgtgaggagatggaggagggataCATCCAGTGTTCCCAGTTTCTATACG GTGTCCAGGAGAAGCTCGGCGTAATGAACAAGGGGACGGTGTACGCTTTGTGGGATTACGATTCCCAGAATCAGGACGAGCTGTCATTCAGAGAGGGGGACGCCATCACCGTAGTGCGACGGCAGGATGACAGTGAAACGGAGTGGTGGTGGGCGCGGCTTGAGGACAATGAGGGCTACGTGCCCCGCAACCTGCTGGGG ctCTATCCTAGAATCAAACCTCGTCAGCGCTCCCTGGCGTAG
- the ppp1r13bb gene encoding protein phosphatase 1, regulatory subunit 13Bb isoform X5: MATRQQQQIEAQQQMLVAKEQRLRYLKQQERRQQQTVSESEKLQRLKDRVESQEAKLKKIRAMRGQVDYSKVINGNLSAEIEQVSGLFHEKQAELQSAVLRVEQLSLQLEDLRRGKLNGIQTALGGQVTGAAALELRKLYQELQIRNKLNQEQNSKLQQQKELLNKRNMEVTLMDKRISELRERLYKKKAEARQKENLPLNRANGPPSPQPAPGTLGRVAAVGPYIQVPVPGRQEGGYNMPPDPLKPQTLGVNNQANHGRTKSDGVRKPPGPWKVSDLDIVVDPVAPSLPESHPGPGASTGSDSTSPNDTGWPTVGKPNTTLKPPERRDSGTDTQGKSPTSGSPIAPNAEKVLDSKMTVSSPAINKPQPPPYGSHLITANSASSLERRKDAPPPPPRPLPNPPAPAWPRVPPATGSSSQQIQQRISVPPSPTFQPNAPLFPPGLSERLDPPPAVAVRPFIPDRGSRPQSPRKGPPTMNSSSIYHMYLQQAAPKSQPLKPALKAVYGKPVLPSSSTPPSPLPFVQGGGAFPLFQAQPSGEDALDGEFVDHESFQHLEPSAPPPSVENIPRPLSPTKLTPMVHSPLRYQSDADLEVLRKKLANAPRPLKKRSSITEPEGPSGPNIQKLLYQRFNTLAGGIEGNGVSGSGGGNGAGNGTPFYQPANPPGYPGGDSLADTDNGNLLSETPLAPPPGEEEQGSEAPPATTDANDNDPLPSPPEGLVDPAEEEGAEDDNNNNVGGSEVSLPSPVLEVTTPEESDTAASQALEKRTNLKKPNSERTGHGFRVKFNPLALLLDASLEGEFDLVQRIIYEVENPSTPNDEGITPLHNAVCAGHHHIVKFLLDFGVNVNAADSDGWTPLHCAASCNSVHLCKLLVESGAAIFASTISDVETAADKCEEMEEGYIQCSQFLYGVQEKLGVMNKGTVYALWDYDSQNQDELSFREGDAITVVRRQDDSETEWWWARLEDNEGYVPRNLLGLYPRIKPRQRSLA, translated from the exons ATGGCCACGCGGCAACAGCAACAAATCGAGGCTCAGCAGCAGATGCTTGTTGCAAAG GAGCAACGTTTGCGTTACCTGAAGCAGCAGGAGCGGCGTCAGCAGCAAACGGTCTCGGAGAGCGAAAAGCTGCAGAGGCTGAAGGATCGTGTCGAGAGCCAGGAGGCAAAGCTCAAGAAGATTCGGGCAATGAGAGGCCAGGTGGACTACAGCAAGGTCATCAATGGCAACCTGT CGGCAGAGATTGAGCAAGTCAGTGGCCTGTTCCACGAGAAGCAGGCTGAGTTACAGTCCGCGGTGCTGAGGGTGGAGCAGCTTAGCCTGCAGCTAGAGGACCTGCGCAGAGGAAAGCTCAATGGCATACAGACTGCACTGGGAGGCCAAGTAACCGGTGCTGCAGCCCTAGAGCTACGTAAACTGTACCAGGAGCTTCAG ATTCGCAACAAGTTAAACCAGGAGCAAAACAGCAAGCTGCAGCAACAGAAGGAGCTTCTGAACAAGCGCAACATGGAAGTGACGCTCATGGACAAGCGCATCAGCGAGCTGCGGGAACGCCTCTACAAGAAAAAAGCTGAGGCACGTCAAAAAGAGAACCTTCCT CTAAATAGAGCAAACGGgcctccctcccctcagccAGCTCCTGGTACTTTGGGTCGCGTTGCCGCTGTTGGACCGTACATCCAAGTTCCTGTACCGGGGCGACAAGAAGGGGGCTACAACATGCCTCCTGATCCACTGAAGCCTCAGACACTGGGTGTTAACAACCAAGCCAACCATGGCCGCACCAAATCAG ACGGTGTGCGAAAGCCTCCCGGCCCTTGGAAAGTGTCTGATTTAGACATCGTTGTGGACCCGGTAGCCCCGTCCCTTCCAGAATCACACCCGGGCCCCGGAGCCTCCACTGGCTCTGACAGCACGTCCC CTAATGACACTGGGTGGCCTACTGTAGGGAAACCCAACACTACTCTAAAGCCTCCTGAGAGAAGAGACTCAGGGACTGATACCCAGGGCAAGAGCCCTACCTCAGGCTCCCCCATTGCTCCAAATGCAGAAAAG GTGCTAGACTCCAAAATGACTGTGTCCTCCCCTGCCATAAACAAGCCACAGCCGCCACCGTACGGATCTCACCTCATCACCGCAAACTCAGCCAGCTCCTTGGAGCGCCGCAAAGatgctccccctcctccccctcgccCGCTCCCAAACCCGCCAGCCCCCGCTTGGCCCCGCGTCCCTCCGGCCACAGGCTCGTCCTCGCAGCAGATCCAGCAGCGTATCTCAGTGCCACCGAGCCCCACCTTCCAGCCTAACGCACCGCTATTCCCTCCCGGCCTCAGCGAGCGGCTAGATCCTCCACCAGCCGTGGCAGTGCGCCCCTTCATCCCAGACCGAGGATCGCGGCCTCAGTCGCCTCGCAAGGGCCCACCCACGATGAACTCCAGCTCCATTTATCACATGTACCTTCAGCAGGCGGCACCAAAGAGCCAGCCACTCAAGCCTGCTCTCAAAGCAG TGTACGGGAAGCCTGTTCTCCCCTCCAGCTCGACACCCCCTTCGCCGCTACCTTTTGTCCAGGGAGGAGGAGCCTTCCCCTTGTTCCAAGCTCAACCCAGCGGTGAGGACGCTTTAGATGGAGAATTCGTCGATCACGAGAGCTTCCAGCACCTGGAGCCGTCGGCTCCTCCTCCCAGTGTGGAGAACATCCCGCGACCGCTCAGCCCCACTAAGCTAACGCCCATGGTGCATTCCCCGCTGCGCTACCAAAGTGACGCCGACCTCGAAGTGCTCCGAAAAAAGCTCGCCAATGCACCAAGGCCGCTCAAGAAGCGCAGTTCCATCACAGAGCCGGAGGGCCCCAGCGGACCCAACATCCAGAAACTGCTCTACCAGAGGTTCAACACTTTAGCGGGAGGCATAGAGGGAAATGGGGTCAGTGGATCAGGAGGGGGTAACGGTGCTGGTAATGGAACGCCATTTTACCAACCGGCTAATCCTCCTGGCTACCCGGGAGGTGACTCTCTGGCTGATACAGACAACGGTAATCTCCTGTCTGAGACTCCGCTAGCACCACCTCCAGGGGAAGAGGAGCAGGGCTCTGAGGCTCCTCCTGCCACCACCGACGCGAATGACAACGATCCACTGCCCTCGCCGCCGGAAGGACTCGTGGATCCCGCTGAGGAAGAGGGAGCAGaggacgacaacaacaacaacgtggGAGGCTCCGAGGTGTCGCTGCCCAGCCCCGTGCTGGAGGTCACCACTCCAGAAGAGAGCGATACAGCCGCCTCACAAGCTTTG GAGAAGCGCACAAACCTGAAGAAGCCCAACTCTGAGCGCACAGGTCACGGCTTCAGGGTGAAGTTTAACCCACTGGCCCTCCTGCTGGACGCCTCGTTGGAGGGAGAATTTGACCTGGTCCAGAGGATCATCTATGAG gtggaGAATCCCAGCACTCCAAATGATGAAGGCATCACCCCCCTGCACAACGCAGTGTGCGCGGGACATCACCACATAGTCAAGTTCCTGCTGGATTTCGGTGTGAACGTCAACGCTGCAGACAGCGACGGATG GACCCCTCTTCACTGCGCCGCATCCTGCAACAGCGTTCATCTCTGCAAATTGCTGGTTGAGTCGGGGGCCGCCATCTTTGCCAGCACCATCAGTGACGTGGAGACCGCTGCAGATAAAtgtgaggagatggaggagggataCATCCAGTGTTCCCAGTTTCTATACG GTGTCCAGGAGAAGCTCGGCGTAATGAACAAGGGGACGGTGTACGCTTTGTGGGATTACGATTCCCAGAATCAGGACGAGCTGTCATTCAGAGAGGGGGACGCCATCACCGTAGTGCGACGGCAGGATGACAGTGAAACGGAGTGGTGGTGGGCGCGGCTTGAGGACAATGAGGGCTACGTGCCCCGCAACCTGCTGGGG ctCTATCCTAGAATCAAACCTCGTCAGCGCTCCCTGGCGTAG